In Podarcis raffonei isolate rPodRaf1 chromosome 8, rPodRaf1.pri, whole genome shotgun sequence, the genomic window TAAAACGTGTCAAAATACTCTCcacatatttttttataaatttaaTTCCAGACCTCCAGCAAACCCTGGCCCCCAAAAACATGATTAAGAATAATAGAGAGCCATTATGAAAGAgccaaaaagaaatcagcctttccACCATAAATGCTAAATCAATTAATTCCTTTTccactttgaaaataaaaaactCAGGGTAGGCTTATTTCAACGTTCACAAGTTTCCCTCTTAAGTAATATCACCAGAGGTCCTGTAAACAGCCTGTTAGTCAAAACCTGGGACATTACAAAGCAGAAAACATTATCACTGTGTCTCATCTTCCTCTgtagatgcacaaagcatttcaaCAATGTACCAGGATGCATTCTGGACTAGATCAACACAAAGgacccaaaaataaataaatacagttgtGGGAACTCCCCTGTTCCACACTAGGCTATACTTTTGTGAGGAGGGGGCTTGAAATGAATGTTCTACCTTCTCTTATTACTCTGTCTTGCTAATTGTGCACCAGAAACTTGTGAAATTGCCACTCAAATCCTGCACTTCCAAGGAGCTGGAACCAGTAGCGTGTACTTCCTATGAGATGTTTTGAGAACATGGGATGACTCCTGTTGTGCAacaacagaaagggggggggcagaagcagcCCTTGGACATAACTTATATCCAAAGAATAACAAGATGATATGGCTGATATTCTCTTGCTGGGGGGAGAGGGGTCGGGGAGCCTGACAATAAActgcagggggcggggggagaaataCAACTTCTTAGTCCCCACCCTCGTTATTACTGATGACTTGGTATGAAGGAAAGAGGCATCATTACAATGGCTCAAAACTGGACTTTTAATTGTAATGAAGGGAGTTGGTCAGCAGGCTCAGTATAATTTCTAGCTAGCAAAGGTCTTCCCCACATCTTCCTTCCCTTTGTATTTCCTCTTGCCGTGTGTGAAGGGTATATATCGATATTTTATCATATGCTGCAAcagaagggaaagaaaaacacagGCTTTTAGAACACACCCATGGCactcccctccctctgcccacTCCGCCTCAAACACCTGAATGTGCTCATGTGTTTGAACAGCAGCGGCTATCTTTTTTGGAGGAACTTAGGGCTGTGGACAACGCTTTGTGGGCCACATATCAAAAGTGGGTGTGACCAAAGAACAATGGGTTGTACCAATACCCGTCTTACCTAAAGTAGATCCATTGAAgctaatggacatgactaacttaagttcattaatttcaatggctgtactcttaaaggtaaagggtaaagggacccctgaccgttaggtccagtcgcagacgactctgcggTTTCAGCACTTATCTCactttactagccaagggagccggcatacagcttccgggtcatgtggccagcatgactaagccacttctggcgaaccagagcagcacacggaaacgccatttaccttcccgccggagcggtacctatttatctacttgcactttgattctaggttggcaggagcagggaccgagcaacgggagctcatgccattgcggggattcgaaccgctgaccttccaatcggcaagccctaggctctgtggtttagaccatgccCCATTGGCTCTACTCTTAGTAATacttaattggatacaacccacttattttttaaaaaaaattaaggcctTGGGGGGGGACATCACTATCAAGAGGGGGAGCCTATGGGAGCAAttagcattttcttttaaaagctggaTGTCCACTAAAATGTTTTTTGCGTTCAAGTATCACAGCAGGGGATCCAAAGaagtaattttttttccttttaaaaaaatgatgcttTTGGAAGGAGGTCACATTGGGAACAGCCCCCAGACTACCTTCATCAGTGTTAGACAAAGCCTCAAACTCTACTCCAACTATGGGGGTCTttcaaaaaaaccaccaccactagCAATTTTTGAGCTACAACATAGCCAGTGATATTGCCATTATGTTGGGGcaatccctccctctctcatgtttaggagaatccacaacctggAAAAAAGAACGACTTGGTTAGATTCTTACCTTGATTTGCCTTTTCATTGTGATGCAGAAAAGCATAATGAAGTACATCACAAGAATTGGCCAAAAAACTGGAACATTGAAAGCCTCAAAGAATGTACATGTCATTGCGACAAGGATGCCTTTAGTAGCAGAGTGCCTTGGAAGGAAAAGATAGTTGCAGTTAGGTTGACTGTGTACTAAAATTCTTTTAAGGACATTAATGCCCAATTCACATACCATTCCTGATCTCCAGCATTCTCCCCACCACTTCCTGGTTTTCCCCGACCAGTTTGCTGTGACACCTGAATCTGCAATTCATGGTTAGTGCTAACGTCTGCATCACAGTCTGCAAAAAGAGGCTTCTGATCATCCTTGGAAATCAAGGCTCTCGTGATACTTTGCCGTTCCACAGCAAATAATGGTTATAGAAAACCATGAAGCCAAGGGAGAAACTTGCCTAGGAGAAGAGTGGGAAGGAGGACCAAGCCCACAGCAACATTCCTGACATCTAAGCCATAAAAGACTATTTCCACCTCTTCCTCAGCATTGCTATCCTGCACCTCACAGCAGAAGGTTCTCTTATGATGCCTTAAGAGGCAGAAAAGATGATTCTATCACTTCCGCAGAGGGACCAGCTGTCTTTGGACCCTTCTTGTAGCTGTCACCTAGCAGTAGCCATTTCATCAGGCTAGCTGAACTGTTTCCATTTCAGCTGGTCTAACCTAGGTTTAATACCCGAGTTTGCAgcttttcctccctgccccctttcctCCATCCCTCCTTCTGTGATTTATGTTATGGTTAAGACTAAGGCTCAATGCAATACTGGTGGATATTTGGACTTGTGACGCCTGAGTTGAGCCTTCAAATCAAGCATACCTATCATGTGGAAGAGGTGGCTAATACTGAAAAGGCACTAGAAGGCcagagatttgggggaggtggcAACTGGGCAACTGTTAAGTACACAGTGTAAGGAAGGAGGCACAAGCTTGAGGCCAAAGAGAAGGCATACCTGTGAGAGGCAGGAGAACAGGAAAGACGAAGGATCAGGGACTTGAATCCTTTTGCATTGCTATTAAAACGTACTCACCAGAATTTGAACTCTGGCAGCCTTCGAATGAAGGGCCGAAACTCCTCATTTTGTTTTGTAGGTAATGAAGGACCCTCAtctgagaagaggaggaaatgcaAAGTCTTAGGAACTGCTTTCTTCTGCATTTAACTCTTGCAGGTTCAACCCTTGGCATGCCCAATTAACAAAGGTCAGTAGCAGATGTTTGGAGAGGCCTCTGCCGGAGAACTTGGACCAGCGCTGCCAATCAGGTTAGACAATACTGCGCTCAATGGACAGCCTTATCTGATGTAAGGAGGCTCCCTCTGTTACTACTACCATACTTAGAGCAGGTATGAATGTGCTAGAGACAAATCACCCATTAAAAGTGTACAAGGAAACAAAAAATTATTAACAGGTGATCAAAGGGCTGTTACGTGCAAGAGAAATTGCAGCACACATCTCCACAAAGTATGAAACGTGAAAGCAATGTCACTCTAGTCTCAATTGGAGGGGAGGTATTTTAATCCACGGGAAAGTGAAGGAAGTAATACAAAATCAGGGATTCTAACTCTGGCTCTGTCAAAACTCTGTCAGCATTTCTAATACATCATTTATATGTTTATCCTAGGATCTAAAAACAAAATCACTCAACTCCTAGAAGATGTCATGTTCAGTTATGTGCCATGCAATCCACAGGATGTGACTAGCACTGGTTGAACTCTTACATTCAAACCTTACAGGAGTCAGTTGTTCTTGCTATGAAAATCCACACAGGGCCACAAGCAAACATACAGTGTTATAACACTACAAAAGACACTGTTTTCTGTGAGGATAATTGGGAGTCTGTCCACTCAATAAAGTTGAGAAGTGGTTGGCATTCCACACTAAAGTCCAGCACTCTTCGTACCCATAGATAGCAGGTGCAGCTTAAAACATACTAAGCTGTGCCTAAATCCCCAATATGTtctaggtgtttgtgtgtgtgtgtgtgtgtgtgtgtacatatcaggtttagcatccttttctcatagtGGACAAGCAGAAACCTCCAAGCCTCTCCATCTGattctcaggactctccccaagcTACAttgctcaccagccctgctttgcacacacaccctgcccgcCTTGTGTGTTTTTGccagactggaatgtgtccttgaagccTTCTGATGCTTCGttcttgcctggatggagcaTAACTAATGCAATGTGAGTGCGTACAGAAACTAGCCTGTTATGGAAAAGGTGAAATAGACATTTGTTGCTCTCCCAACTTTTGCCTATGGCCCTGCCAagcactggcatgtggtcctcaggctgaaaaggctTCCCCACATCTTATATATAATAAGTTCATGCGACAACCAAGAGAAAAGCAGGGCTAGTAACGTTCTTTATACCTGAGTCCTCCATTAGAGAGGGATCTACCTTTGGCGACAAGAAAGCTATGAAAAGGTTTAGGTGGTAGATGCCCAAGGCATATGTCACGATGTACCAACCCTaggatggggaaggaagaagaaagtgtCAAATGAGGACATGGCTCTAAGTACAGAAACACACCTACCTACACAAAACTGCTTGTGCACAATCTGCAATACTTGACTATATAAGGGGGTTGATgggggtagccaacatagtgctCCCCAAATATTGTCAACTAGAACCcctatcagcccagccagcatgataggggctgtagtccaaaaaaaatcTGGGGGGCACCTTGTTGGCTAGTCTGAAATGGTAGGACTCAGCAATATATAGTAAATGAATAATGTAAATCATATCCAGAGCAAATGAGGATTGGGGAACCTACCTGTCCATCCCCCTGATGCTGTTCCTACCACACCCAGTAAACATGACCAATGATCAAAGGTGTTTGAAGCTGCCTAAATCAACTAGAAGCAAGGAATAAAGCATACTAAGAAGAAAACAGCATGAGAGCTAAAGGGAAATAAGGAGAGATAAAAGAGTAGCAGGATATTTAGGGGGGTGGCAGAGATCTTAATAAAGTAGGAGCAAATAAAGATGCAAGTGTGTGGGGAACGAATGTAATGAACAAGCACACCCTGAGCCTGAAGATTTCCCAATGTAGATGCATCTTAAGGCTAAATTGGAGGGGCTCAAAAGCAATCCAAACAGAAATCTGCTTTTCTCCTATGGTGCTTGTTCCTCCACTTTGTTACAGTTGGATGAATTTATTTTTCCCTGCAGCTTAGAGGTTTTAATCTAAACAAGGGCAAGCAGACAAACAGGGACACTGCTAAAATAAGTAATCAgaaggtggggtgggagggtggcAGGAGGCCAGCTTCTCAAAATAATCTGAAATGATTCCAATGTTCCAGCTCATAAGGTGATTTTTCAATTGGCATAAATACAGATAACAATGGAACAATCTACTGGTGTAAATTTACCTACTGAGTTTGATGGCACTTGCTCCCAAGTGCACATAGTGTTGCAGTaatctggtcctccagatgttgttgaactccacctcccatcaaccCTCGTTAAAGTGGTCAATGctaagagatgatgggaactgtaatccagcaacatctggaaagccacaggttctccagccctgAAGAAAACCCTTAACACTGGTTATACCCAAACAGACAcaaaaacagaatcatagaagtgctTTCAGATTACCATTCTTTCCTTACAAAAAACTAACAGGAGGTTTATTATGTTCATTATTTATCATGTTAAGATACTGCTTCAATAATCAGTACAGTACTATTATCTTCTGAATCAAGTATTTTTCAATGCTACTCATATTAGTTCTGTGACATTTGTGCAGGCAATTATCTTGCATATCACATGTATCTCTCGTTAAAGGTATGTAAAGGAAGTAAAAACTCTTGCTTCCATCAAACATAAATATCTTTGAACCAACAATAAACAGAGTGACTCCACACACATGCAGCCGGACCTACAAGTGGTGCTCAGTCCTCTTACCTGCAGTAGATAAACTCTTATCATGTAGATAAAACTTAAACCCAGCGTTGCAACCCATCGCACTGCAGTATAAGGAGTAGATTTGTCTAACCAGGACTGATAAATCTAGAAAAAATGCAGTATTAGGATATTCATCAAGTTGCTAATAATAACAGCCTATCACCTGTCAAAAGACTGCAAGCTATTACAACAGCATTGTATAGCTAACAATTACAGCAGCGATCCTGTatactgtttaggaaagtttttaatgtttgatgttttatcgtgtttttaatattctgttgggagccggccagagtggctgggggaacgcagctaggtgggcggggtatattattattattattattattattattattattattattattactactactactactactactgtacaGTGTACACGGAGTTttggggctccagctcccatcggcattgtcaatggtcagggatgatgggagctgtagcccaacaatGTTGGAGTGGGGCAAACGTTTCACACATGGTCGTCTCATTTGAGTTCAACAGGACTCAAAAATACAGAACTATCTGCAGGACTGACTGCATGGCGAGTGCAATCTTGAATGTGCACACAGTGCAATTTGAGTGCTCCCAGTCAAGAGTTCCCCAGATACCTGATGCCTCTTCCACCGCTCCTATGGGCAAGTAGAAGGTGAGAGATCTGGCTGCAGTTCCTTTCTGTAAGTTGCAGCTTTAAACTACCCTGAGTGATAACTCCTTTGATTTTATTTATGCATCTCTCAGCCCCTGATGTGAAACTAACCTGTCCAAGTCTTGTGAAAAATCTAAAGACCACTGAAGATTTGCCATGAATGGACTCGCCAGTACTGTCCCCTTCTGACATTGTTGCTGTGGAAACAAAAGCAAGAACATTAACGTAACTGAGCTTTGGCATAATACTCTTGTgccaagattca contains:
- the RER1 gene encoding protein RER1; translation: MSEGDSTGESIHGKSSVVFRFFTRLGQIYQSWLDKSTPYTAVRWVATLGLSFIYMIRVYLLQGWYIVTYALGIYHLNLFIAFLSPKVDPSLMEDSDEGPSLPTKQNEEFRPFIRRLPEFKFWHSATKGILVAMTCTFFEAFNVPVFWPILVMYFIMLFCITMKRQIKHMIKYRYIPFTHGKRKYKGKEDVGKTFAS